The stretch of DNA GAAGGGGAGTCATGGCGCCTGGGGTGCGGTGGTGTTGTCTACCGCTGCACACAAGGTTGAGCACTCTTTTTCCGAGGCAGTTGCGTTAGGAATTATGTGCAATTTGATGGTGTGTTTGGCAGTGTGGATGGCGTTTGCCGGGCGGACCGTGGTGGACAAAATCGTCGGCTTGACGGCGCCAGTGGCCCTGTTTGTGGCCTCTGGCTTTGAGCACTCGGTGGCCAATATGTACATGATCCCGCTGGCTTTGCTGCTCAAACACCAGGATAATCCTGAGGTTATCTCGGCGACGAACGGGTTAGACTTGAGTGGATTGACGATGTCGGGATATGTGGTGGATAACCTCATACCGGTGACGATCGGCAACATTCTTGGTGCGTCATTAGTGGCGTTGGGAATGGCATTGTGGCACCGGGATCGGGCGACACGAAAAGGTTCTGTGCACACATAGCGATTGAATACTTTTCATTCAACCGCATAAAATGCTAGGGTGGTTGGTATGAGTATTTCCGTAGCTATTGCAGGGGTCACCGGTTACGCCGGCGCCGAACTTCTCCGGCTGCTGGTAGCGCACCCGGCGTATGCGTCCGGTGAGCTCACAATTGGTGCTCTCGCAGCTGGA from Corynebacterium epidermidicanis encodes:
- a CDS encoding formate/nitrite transporter family protein, producing MTSSVAALSGAETFDAVKKAMLHKVHSPFPTVVISAMYAGLMIGLGFVFYTTSQVGASGMPTGPAKVLGGVVFSVGLALVIVTGADLFTSACLTQFLVAEGDISLSQMVKHWLTVYFCNMLGAALLVCIIFVSGSAKGSHGAWGAVVLSTAAHKVEHSFSEAVALGIMCNLMVCLAVWMAFAGRTVVDKIVGLTAPVALFVASGFEHSVANMYMIPLALLLKHQDNPEVISATNGLDLSGLTMSGYVVDNLIPVTIGNILGASLVALGMALWHRDRATRKGSVHT